The SAR202 cluster bacterium genome segment CCTCCCGCCCATCAGGCGGCGCTACTCCGCGCGGGCAGGGCGGGTATCCGGCCTACCGACGGTAGATGCGCCGTCGAACTCCTGCAATGCGTCCCTGTTTTTTGGCTACAACGCGCCTCTCATCTCGCATGCAGCGCCCACTGCTTGACCTGATGTTCGGCGTACTCGCGCAGCGCGTTCGTGAACTCCTCCCGACTCACTTCGTACGCGAACGTCGTTTTGGTTGGGTAATAGATGCCGCCTGTAATGTGGGAAGAGACCGCTAAGCGCCCCTCCCTTATTGAGCGCGATACTTCCCTTTCAAACACGCCCCGATAGTATTCGCTAAGTCCGTTGTAAGCCGTCAGCCCCTCCGGCGTGAGCAGAGTGTTCATTGGAGGGAGCTCCAGCAGCCACAGGTCAGCAAGCTGTTTCTGGATTCTTGAGGCCTGGCAGGCCACTCGGTCAGTTGTCATGGGAATCGGACCGGTGCCGTACCAGGTGCGCGTCAGCTCGTCGCGCATCTTCGGCCCCAGTAGCGCAAGTTTCGCGAGTGCGTCTGGGGAGAGCACCTGGTCGGGGTCCGGCCAGCGCGCAAAGAGGTGCTGTGGCCGCGCCGTGCGGATCGCCGGCGGCAGAAGCCACTCGTGCCATGTGCCCTGCATCTGTGGATTCCAGCACGTGAATGGCTGCTCGAACCCTTCCTGCCGCAGGCCCTGGGCGAAGAACGAGCGCGACTCTTCGGTCTCAAAACGTGCGACATCGTACTGCAGTGACTCCGTCTCACGGTCCTCCCACTTGCCGTCGGCCATTATCCTGCCCGCGATAGCCTGCCGGATGAAGTCCTCACCGTGGGGAACGCCCCTGATCCTTGTGAGCTGTTCTGCGGTGATGCCGACAGCCTCGTACGACGGCATGGCCGCCGGAGCGGCCAAAAGCGAGGCTTCCAACTCGGCGATGGTGTCTTCCATTTAAAGGTCTCGGGCGAGCTGGTCCTCCCATTGCAGGGTGAACGCCCTCTGGAGCTCCGGCGCCTGCGAGTCGAACTTCGCCATCGCCCTCGAGGAAAGGGCCTGGCCCATCGGCGGCAGATGTCCACCCTTATCGCCGCGCTCCCGCTGGATGGCGGTGACGAACACGCCCATTGAACCGACAGGGTCGAACTCGGAGTCGGGGTACACGTACTCGCTATAGTCGCGTGCATAAAGGTACCCGCCGAGCAGCGTTACGTACTGCTCCTCCCGGGTGAACGAGCGCAGCGTTGCCAGCGCCTCCGGCGAAAGCAGCGCCTCGGGCGGCTGAACCTGGTCCGGGAGCCGCCGCAGGTAGCCGAGCGTGAAGTCGAAACCGACCGCGACCCCCTCGGCGGACAGCGCGTCGCGGTACTCCTGCGGCAGTGCGTTGAACTTCGCCAGGTCCGCGCCGGTGAGCTGCGCGCCGAGGGGCACGGGTATCTGGCTCTGACCCGGCACGTGCGCGGTCGCTGTTGCCGTCGGCGCCGGCGTCGGCGTCGTTTGCGACGCAGGCGTGCGGTCACAGGCTACGGCTCCAGCCAACAGTAACAGTGAGACAGCGAGAATCGCTAAGTTGTCCTTGTACCCCCTCATTTCTAACTCCTTTCTTCTGGCCCGCCTTTCAATCGAGAAAGGCGGGCGCCTAACGGCGGCGCGAGTGGCGCCATGATTCAATTTTGGCAAGTCTGCATCACCACAGCATGCTTGTGGAGCTTCCCAGGGTGCGTATCTTGTCAACATTTCAACATTACGATACGCCGGTAGTGAGAGGCGCGCATCACAGTGCTCTGTGATTTTTCGCTCTCAATGAATCCCGGCGCTGGATATTGCATGAGACAAATTGATACACTTTAACTCAAGGTTTTTGGGCAACAGGGTTACGACCCGGGATTGAGCGCAAGTGGTACCCTTGGAGTAAGACCACCTTTCTTGCGTGACCCCTCCGGCTCCCAATTCACAACTTTCAACTGACTCACCCAAATTGCTCCGCACGAGGTGGAAATTGGTTCTCAGACCAGACGACTTCACAGAGCAGGCGCAGGAGATCATCGGCCAGTCACAGGAGATTGTCCGGCGCTACAAGCACACCCAGTGGGATGTTGAGCACATCCTCATGACGATCCTGGAAAAGGAAGAGGGCGTGCCTTTTGAGATTCTGAAGCAGATCGGCATGTCCGTTCCCGCAATGCGCGCGCGAATGGGCCAGCTCCTTGACGCCGCGCCAAAGGTCAGCGGAGACGCGACGTCCCAGCTGTACGTTGCGCCCAGGGCTTCTCAGGCAATAGAGCGCGCAAAGGAAGAGGCGAAGCGCCTTAATGACGACTTCATCAGCACGGAGCACCTGCTCATCGCTATCGTCCAGGAGGAAAAGGGCGATACCGCAAAGGTGGTGAAGGAGTTCAAGATCACCCTGGAGAGCGTCTACCAGGCCCTTCAGAAGATCAGAGGAGGGCACCGCGTGACCGACCAGAGGGCCGAGAACCGCTATCGCTCCCTCGAAAGGTACAGCATAGACCTCACCCAGCTTGCCCGCAGCGGCAAGGTGGACCCGGTCATCGGGCGCGATAACGAGGTCGCGCGCGTCATGCAGGTCCTCATCCGGCGCACCAAGAACAACCCGGTGCTCATCGGTGGCGCCGGCGTGGGCAAGACCGCGATCGCGGAAGGACTCGCCCAGCGCATCGTCTCCGGCGACGTGCCGGAGGAGCTTGCGCACCGTCGCGTGCTGGCGCTCGACATGGGCGCGATGGTGGCGGGCTCCAAGTTCCGCGGCGAGTTCGAGGAGCGCCTCAAAGCGGTCATGGACGAGATACGCCAGGCGAAGGGGGAGATCATCCTCTTCATCGATGAGATACACACCGTCGTGGGCGCAGGAGCGGCCGAAGGGGCGATCGACGCCAGCAACATGATGAAACCGGCGCTGGCCCGCGGTGAGCTCCAGTGCCTGGGCGCGACGACCGAGGCGGAGTACCGCAAGCACATTGAAAAAGACGCCGCGCTGGAGCGCCGGTTCCAGCCGATACTGGTAGAGGAGCCGGACGTCGAGACCGCCGTCCTGATGCTGAGGGCCCTGCGGCCTCGCTACGAGTCGCACCACAAAGTCAAAATCACCGACGACGCGTTGGATGCCGCGGCGAGCCTGAGCAAGCGCTACATCACCGGCAGGCTGCTGCCTGACAAGGCCGTGGACCTGATCGACGAGGCGGCATCCAAGAAGCGAATCGAGCTTCAGGCGCTGCCGGACGGCGTCAAGGAGATCGAGAAGAAGATCAAGCAGATCGAGAACGAAGAGGAGGCGGCGGCCCAGCGCGGCGACTACCAGAAGGCCGCTGAGATGAAGGTGGACGGAGCGCGCCTCAAGGGCCAGTACGAGGAAGAGAAAGAGAAGGCTCTCGGCGGCAAGAAGATGGACATGACGGTCAACTCCGAAGACATCGGCAAGCTGATCGCCGCATGGACAGGCATCCCCGTGGACAGGCTGCTGGAGAGCGAGGCGGAGAAGCTCCTGCACATGGAGGAGCGCCTGCACGAGCGCATTATCGGCCAGGAGACGGCGATAACCGCTGTGTCCGACGCCGTGCGCCGCGCGCGGGCTGGACTGAGCGATCCAAAGAGGCCGCTCGGCAGCTTCATCTTCCTTGGCCCCACCGGCGTGGGCAAAACGGAGCTGGCGCGCGCGCTGGCCCAGTACCTGTTCGATGACGAGCAGAACATGGTGCGCATAGACATGTCCGAGTACATGGAGAAGCACGCCGTGTCCAGGCTCATCGGCGCGCCTCCGGGCTACGTGGGGTACGACGAGGGCGGCCAGCTTACCGAGGCCGTGCGCCGCAGGCCGTTCAGGGTGGTGCTGTTCGACGAAATAGAGAAAGCGCACCCCGACGTGTTCAACATCCTCCTCCAGATACTCGAGGATGGACGGCTCACGGACGGCCAGGGCCGGACCGTGGACTTCCGGAACACACTGATCGTCATGACCAGCAACCTGGGGACGAGCGAGGCGGCCCACGCGCCGATAGGATTCCTGGGGGGCGATGGGCATGCGGACGGCGCTCGCAGGCGCGTGGCTGTAGAGGACGCGCTGCGGCGCACGTTCCGGCCGGAGTTCCTGAACAGGATAGACGAGATCATCATCTTCGAGCCGCTGAGCATGGACCAGATCAAACAGATCGTGGACCTGGCCGTGCGCGAGGTGGAGAAGCGGCTGGCGGAGCACAAGGTAACGGTTAGGCTTACGTCCGCGGCCAAGGAGTGGCTCGGCAAGGAGGGGTTCGACCCCGTCTTCGGCGCCAGGCCGCTCAGGAGAGCGGTGCAGCGGTACGTTGAGAACCCGATGTCCAAGGCGATACTGGCTGGCAGGTTCGCCAAGGGCGACAACGTCCGGATAGACGCCACCGACGAGGGGCTGACATTCGAGAAGACCCCAGTGGCCTCGCAGATCGCCGCGGGGTAGGGCAGGCTGTTCAGATGGACCGGGCGAGGAGACTCGAGCCTCCTCGCCCGGTTCGCATAATTGAGCGGGCGAAGCGCCCGCATGACACATTATGGCACACTAGGTTTCGAAGACTACGCCGCGCCCTCAAAAGGCTTATCCACGCCTCGGCTGGTTGGTTTACAGCAATAGGTACAATGCTATAATGAAAATAGTGTGTCATTAGGAGTAGCGCGTTGAAAATTACCCAGTCCGAGGTCATAGACCGGCAGACGGTCTTGAGCATTGAGCTAGAGGAGCCCGATTTACCCCCATACATAGACGCCGGTTACAGGAAAGTCGTAAACCGCCTGAACATTCCGGGCTTTCGCAAGGGTAAGGCCCCACTCTCAATCGTCGAACGGTACCTGGGTAAGGAAGGGCTTTTGAATGAAGCCCTCGACTATATGGTCTCCGATATGACCCAGAAGGCTATCGACGCCCAGTCGCTCGAGGCCTCGGGCACGCCCAAGCTAGAGGTGGTGGACCTTGATCCGGTGACCGTAAAGGCCACGGTCCCGCTCGAGCCTGGGGTGGACATCACCGGCTATGAGTCTATCCGGGTGGAGGAGAAGCCGTCCGAGGTCAATGAGTCCGACATTGACGAGCGGCTGGCCGAGCTGCAAAAGCACTACGCCACCTGGGAGCCGGCCGAGCGCCCGGTGAAGCTGGGCGACATGGTGACGCTGGACGTCCAGGGATCTGTGGAGACTAACGAGATACTCAACGAGCGTGACGCCGTGTTCCTGGCGGACAAGGACAGGGGCGTCCCGTTCCCCGGCTTCGCCGAGCAGCTTGAGGGCATAGAGATAGGTGGGACGAAGGATTTCGTCCTCAAGGTCCCCGATGACTATGCGGACGCAGAGATCAAGGGCAAGGAAGCCAATTTCAAGGTGAGTGTCAGCGGCGTCAAGGAGCGCAAGTTCCCCGAGCTGAACGACGATTTTGCGAAGGAGATCGGCGAGAAGTATGACGGCCTGCAGGCGCTGAAGGACGAGATCCGCTCCGGCATCGAGGCCGATGCCAAGAAGGCGAGCGAGTCCCAGTACCGGGAGGCCGCCCTGGTTGAGCTTGTGAAGCTTGCCAGAGTTGAGCTGCCCCCGCTACTAGTTGAGCACGAAGTCGAGCATATGGTAGACCGACGCAACCAGCTCATCGATCGCATGAAGGTCCGGCTCGACGACTACCTGCGCTACCTGGGCAAGACCGAGGAGCAGGTGCAGGAGGAGATGAAGAAGGACGCTTCCGACCAGCTCACCCGCTCATACGCGCTGGCGAAGCTTGGGGACGTGGAAAAGATAGACGTAGCGGATGATGAGCTGGACGCCAAGCTGGCGGAGCTTGAGAACGTTGAGGACGAGCACGGCCACAAGGTCACCAGGAAACAGCTCAAGTCCGAGCGAATCCGGGGCCAGATCCGAGAGTCGCTTCGCATGGACAAGACGATGAAGCGGCTGATTGAGATAGCAAAGGGCCAGAACGGCGCTGCGCCCGCGCAGTAGCGCCTGAGTTAGATCGCTGATAGGACCGAGACAGGCACCAACGAATTGGGGAGGGGACTTTTGAACAACGAAATACAGAGCATTATCCCAATGGTGGTTGAGACGGGCGCGCGCGGGGAGAGGGCATACGACATCTACTCGCTCCTGCTCAAGGAGCGGATCGTATTCCTTGGAACGCCCATCAACGACCAGGTGGCCAACGCAATAATCGCTCAGCTCCTGTTCCTGGACCGCGAGGACCCGGAGCGCGATATTCACCTCTACATCAACTCCCCGGGCGGCAGCGTTTACGCCGGCCTGGCCATCCTGGACACGATGCGCCTTATCCGGCCGGACGTTTCCACCATCTGCGTGGGCACCGCCGCCAGCATGGCCACCGTGCTCCTCGCCTCCGGCACCAAGGGCAAGCGCAATGCGCTGCCCAACTCCACCATACACATGCACCAGGTCCTCGGCGGCGTCCAGGGCCAGGCATCCGACATTGAGATCCACGCCCGCGAGGCGCTCCGCCTCCAGGACACAATTCGCACCATCTTCGTGGAGCAGACAGGGCAGCCCTACGACAAGATCGCGCGCGACTCCGACCGCGACTTCTTCCTGAACCCGGAAGAGGCA includes the following:
- a CDS encoding AAA family ATPase, coding for MVLRPDDFTEQAQEIIGQSQEIVRRYKHTQWDVEHILMTILEKEEGVPFEILKQIGMSVPAMRARMGQLLDAAPKVSGDATSQLYVAPRASQAIERAKEEAKRLNDDFISTEHLLIAIVQEEKGDTAKVVKEFKITLESVYQALQKIRGGHRVTDQRAENRYRSLERYSIDLTQLARSGKVDPVIGRDNEVARVMQVLIRRTKNNPVLIGGAGVGKTAIAEGLAQRIVSGDVPEELAHRRVLALDMGAMVAGSKFRGEFEERLKAVMDEIRQAKGEIILFIDEIHTVVGAGAAEGAIDASNMMKPALARGELQCLGATTEAEYRKHIEKDAALERRFQPILVEEPDVETAVLMLRALRPRYESHHKVKITDDALDAAASLSKRYITGRLLPDKAVDLIDEAASKKRIELQALPDGVKEIEKKIKQIENEEEAAAQRGDYQKAAEMKVDGARLKGQYEEEKEKALGGKKMDMTVNSEDIGKLIAAWTGIPVDRLLESEAEKLLHMEERLHERIIGQETAITAVSDAVRRARAGLSDPKRPLGSFIFLGPTGVGKTELARALAQYLFDDEQNMVRIDMSEYMEKHAVSRLIGAPPGYVGYDEGGQLTEAVRRRPFRVVLFDEIEKAHPDVFNILLQILEDGRLTDGQGRTVDFRNTLIVMTSNLGTSEAAHAPIGFLGGDGHADGARRRVAVEDALRRTFRPEFLNRIDEIIIFEPLSMDQIKQIVDLAVREVEKRLAEHKVTVRLTSAAKEWLGKEGFDPVFGARPLRRAVQRYVENPMSKAILAGRFAKGDNVRIDATDEGLTFEKTPVASQIAAG
- the tig gene encoding trigger factor is translated as MRSSALKITQSEVIDRQTVLSIELEEPDLPPYIDAGYRKVVNRLNIPGFRKGKAPLSIVERYLGKEGLLNEALDYMVSDMTQKAIDAQSLEASGTPKLEVVDLDPVTVKATVPLEPGVDITGYESIRVEEKPSEVNESDIDERLAELQKHYATWEPAERPVKLGDMVTLDVQGSVETNEILNERDAVFLADKDRGVPFPGFAEQLEGIEIGGTKDFVLKVPDDYADAEIKGKEANFKVSVSGVKERKFPELNDDFAKEIGEKYDGLQALKDEIRSGIEADAKKASESQYREAALVELVKLARVELPPLLVEHEVEHMVDRRNQLIDRMKVRLDDYLRYLGKTEEQVQEEMKKDASDQLTRSYALAKLGDVEKIDVADDELDAKLAELENVEDEHGHKVTRKQLKSERIRGQIRESLRMDKTMKRLIEIAKGQNGAAPAQ
- a CDS encoding ATP-dependent Clp protease proteolytic subunit gives rise to the protein MVVETGARGERAYDIYSLLLKERIVFLGTPINDQVANAIIAQLLFLDREDPERDIHLYINSPGGSVYAGLAILDTMRLIRPDVSTICVGTAASMATVLLASGTKGKRNALPNSTIHMHQVLGGVQGQASDIEIHAREALRLQDTIRTIFVEQTGQPYDKIARDSDRDFFLNPEEAKEYGLIDEILASSKASDSARKAKR